A region of Porites lutea chromosome 13, jaPorLute2.1, whole genome shotgun sequence DNA encodes the following proteins:
- the LOC140923504 gene encoding uncharacterized protein, with protein MHGKSADFDFSLLCKLLRAICRITPPITGWDKSPSSTDHSLGADLVRIRIYRNTIYGHNHSMEITNVNFEKLWSEISEVLLRIASSISGAKRDEWKKSIDKFFHDPLTPYAKECVDELREWYLMDMDTKRKLEKLDTMMEQLLLIQEQMKREQKQRNSEQEQRLMEIVIAIESRKANGSADSSSAQVEGDQLPIEIPETRVPRLPEQSSAEGIAGLSTSTELQNIPVDLDFWYVVCSFKRPLELLIRYLRIKLGVDVQGCRPGSFVITVSCSSLEVLEALWNEYRTGRLNEVVQDTLVTGEVLEKLELSEVKLRTIISEEDYLSYKDFLKNKSAKVEEPSSLRATQVSHYQLTKLSNTLGSNWRKLGNSLGVSEQQLEYINKRNKRQSDKGKDMLDEWKRTSGDAATLEALQEALEKAEMNDLLPDVVAGKPVSYLLLDGLAEGLDTNWIELGKILGFSKKKLHKIDRKNECLRDKGMAMLVGWKMRRGDDATVGVLQNALMKLGMMDMLELDAAKVEEPSSLRPTQVSHYQLTKLSNTLGSNWRKLGNSLGVSEQQLEYINKRNKRQSDKGKDMLDEWKKTSGDAATLEALQEALEKAEMDDLLPDVVAGKPVSYLLLDGLAEGLDTNWIELGKILGFSKKKLHKIDRKNECLRDKGMAMLVGWKMRRGDDATVGVLQNALMKLGMMDMLELDAGQTKKKALYVQGGFTTGIPAGKLCTPFLFIITRELKQKRV; from the exons ATGCATGGAAAATCAGCCGATTTTGATTTCAGCCTACTTTGTAAATTGCTTCGAGCAATATGCCGCATCACTCCTCCCATTACTGGATGGGACAAATCACCCAGCAGCACTGATCACAGTCTTGGGGCCGACTTGGTTAGAATTAGGATTTATCGTAACACAATTTATGGTCACAACCACAGCATGGAGATAACAAACGTTAATTTTGAGAAGCTTTGGAGCGAAATCAGTGAGGTCCTATTGAGAATTGCTAGCAGCATAAGTGGTGCAAAGAGGGATGAGTGGAAGAAGTCCATCGACAAGTTTTTCCATGACCCATTAACACCATATGCAAAGGAATGTGTTGATGAACTGCGAGAGTGGTACTTAATGGATATGGATACTAAAAGGAAGCTCGAAAAGCTAGATACAATGATGGAGCAGTTGCTACTTATACAAGAACAAATGAAAAgggaacaaaaacaaaggaacagTGAACAAGAACAAAGACTCATGGAAATTGTAATTGCAATTGAGAGTCGTAAGGCAAATGGGTCAGCTGATAGTTCATCCGCACAAGTGGAAGGCGACCAATTGCCAATTGAAATTCCGGAGACACGTGTACCTAGACTCCCGGAGCAGTCATCAGCAGAAGGTATTGCTGGTCTATCCACAAGCACGGAACTGCAAAATATTCCAGTAGATCTTGATTTCTGGTATGTTGTTTGTTCATTCAAGAGGCCATTAGAGCTCTTGATCAGATACCTGAGAATAAAGCTTGGAGTTGACGTTCAAGGCTGCAGACCAGGAAGCTTTGTCATAACAGTGTCCTGCAGTTCTTTAGAAGTTCTTGAGGCATTGTGGAACGAATATCGGACAGGCCGTCTTAACGAAGTGGTTCAAGATACTCTTGTAACGGGAGAGGTTCTGGAAAAGCTTGAACTCAGTGAGGTAAAACTGAGAACCATTATTTCAGAGGAGGACTACTTGTCATACAAAgattttttgaagaacaaatcAG CCAAGGTGGAGGAACCCAGCAGTCTGAGGGCTACACAAGTTTCCCACTACCAACTCACTAAGCTTTCAAACACGCTTGGATCAAACTGGAGAAAGCTCGGTAATTCCCTTGGAGTTTCTGAGCAACAACTCGAGTATATTAACAAAAGGAATAAACGTCAAAGTGATAAAGGAAAGGACATGCTTGATGAGTGGAAGAGAACAAGTGGTGATGCTGCAACGTTGGAGGCCTTACAGGAAGCTCTGGAGAAAGCAGAAATGAATGATCTGTTGCCGGATGTAGTTGCAG GCAAACCAGTTTCCTACTTATTACTTGATGGCCTTGCAGAAGGTCTTGATACAAACTGGATAGAGCTTGGCAAAATCCTTGGCTTTTCCAAGAAAAAACTACATAAAATAGACAGGAAGAATGAATGTTTACGTGATAAAGGAATGGCGATGCTTGTTGGGTGGAAGATGAGACGCGGTGATGATGCTACAGTAGGGGTATTACAAAATGCTCTGATGAAGTTAGGAATGATGGATATGTTGGAACTTGACGCAG CCAAGGTGGAGGAACCCAGCAGTCTGAGGCCTACACAAGTTTCCCACTACCAACTCACTAAGCTTTCAAACACGCTTGGATCAAACTGGAGAAAGCTCGGTAATTCCCTTGGAGTGTCTGAGCAACAACTTGAGTATATTAACAAAAGGAATAAACGTCAAAGTGATAAAGGAAAGGACATGCTTGATGAGTGGAAGAAAACAAGTGGTGATGCTGCAACGTTGGAGGCCTTACAGGAAGCTCTGGAGAAAGCAGAAATGGATGATCTGTTACCGGATGTAGTTGCAG GCAAACCAGTTTCCTACTTATTACTTGATGGCCTTGCAGAAGGTCTTGATACAAACTGGATAGAGCTTGGCAAAATCCTTGGCTTTTCCAAGAAAAAACTACATAAAATAGACAGGAAGAATGAATGTTTACGTGATAAAGGAATGGCGATGCTTGTTGGGTGGAAGATGAGACGCGGTGATGATGCTACAGTAGGGGTATTACAAAATGCTCTGATGAAGTTAGGAATGATGGATATGTTGGAACTTGATGCAG GTCAAACGAAAAAGAAAGCTCTTTACGTCCAAGGAGGTTTCACGACTGGAATTCCTGCAGGTAAGTTATGCACGCCGTTTCTTTTCATAATtactagggaacttaagcaaaagCGTGTCTGA